In Candidatus Bathyarchaeota archaeon, a genomic segment contains:
- the hxlB gene encoding 6-phospho-3-hexuloisomerase, whose protein sequence is MALKTFNEACHQIIKGVERTLSKVSQSQVEEMVNMMLWAKYRRILIIGVGRSGLIGRAFAMRLMHLDFDVYVMGETITPAIGKGDLIIVISGSGTTKLAVTAAEIGKEVGAKIIAVTSYPKSDLGKLADHVVQIRGRTKVAKERDYFLRQLTGVHEPLAPLGTIFELSAMIFFDSLVAELIHRLGKSEGELKKKHATIE, encoded by the coding sequence ATGGCGTTGAAAACATTCAATGAGGCATGCCACCAGATAATCAAGGGTGTTGAGAGGACCCTTTCCAAAGTATCACAGAGCCAAGTTGAGGAGATGGTTAACATGATGCTATGGGCGAAATATAGGAGGATACTGATAATTGGGGTTGGTAGGAGCGGATTGATAGGCAGAGCCTTCGCCATGAGATTGATGCATCTAGATTTCGACGTCTATGTGATGGGTGAGACCATAACCCCTGCAATTGGCAAGGGAGACCTCATCATCGTAATATCTGGTTCTGGTACGACGAAACTTGCTGTTACTGCTGCGGAGATAGGAAAAGAAGTTGGCGCAAAGATAATTGCTGTAACATCATATCCCAAGTCGGACCTGGGGAAACTTGCTGATCATGTTGTTCAGATCAGGGGAAGAACTAAAGTCGCCAAGGAGAGGGATTACTTTCTACGCCAGCTGACAGGGGTTCATGAGCCCCTAGCGCCTCTAGGAACTATCTTCGAGTTGAGCGCCATGATATTCTTCGACAGTCTCGTCGCCGAACTCATTCACAGGTTAGGGAAGAGTGAGGGTGAACTCAAGAAGAAACATGCTACTATCGAGTAA
- a CDS encoding energy-coupling factor transporter transmembrane protein EcfT: protein MSLKLFEGFRFTGKPTPIHRMDPRPKLLIASSIFLLSIIFTNIIVLLILLIAQLPLIYLAKSLRRWSNSLRGGAVLATLIFIMNFLTGSTLAFSLSMTLRFLVLISAFSLFFLTTSPDDLGLVLERLHLPYTLSFTFTTAVRLVPTVALEAQTIVDAQRSRGLELDRGNIIERLRRHIPILIPLIVSAIRRSTELAEALESRAFGSCENRESLITLSMKRTDYFVATATIIILLAGIFVRLWIPLPSLDEGIRLPSIWG, encoded by the coding sequence ATGTCTCTAAAACTCTTTGAAGGATTTAGGTTTACAGGGAAACCTACACCAATTCATAGAATGGACCCGAGGCCAAAACTCCTTATAGCCTCATCCATATTTCTACTCTCCATAATCTTTACAAACATTATAGTGCTACTGATCCTTCTCATAGCTCAACTTCCACTGATCTACTTGGCTAAATCTCTACGTCGGTGGTCGAACTCCTTGAGGGGCGGAGCGGTTCTTGCTACTCTAATATTTATTATGAACTTCCTCACAGGGTCGACTTTAGCCTTCTCCCTATCGATGACCCTAAGATTTCTCGTCCTCATATCTGCGTTCTCTCTATTCTTTCTAACCACTTCACCCGACGATCTCGGCTTAGTCCTTGAGAGATTACATTTGCCCTACACATTGAGCTTCACCTTCACAACAGCTGTCAGACTTGTTCCCACCGTAGCTTTGGAAGCCCAGACAATAGTTGACGCTCAAAGATCAAGAGGCTTAGAGCTTGACAGGGGAAATATCATCGAGAGGCTCAGAAGGCATATTCCGATCCTCATACCCCTAATAGTTTCAGCGATAAGGAGGAGCACAGAGCTCGCTGAGGCCCTTGAGTCTAGGGCTTTCGGCTCATGTGAGAATCGTGAATCTTTAATCACGTTATCCATGAAGCGGACAGACTATTTTGTTGCTACCGCAACGATCATAATACTGCTGGCAGGTATCTTTGTCAGGTTATGGATTCCCTTACCGAGCCTAGATGAGGGTATAAGACTCCCAAGTATATGGGGGTAA
- a CDS encoding exosome complex exonuclease Rrp41: MIKGHPDRLIDENGLRLDGRRPDELRPIKLEIGVLGNADGSAYIEQGKNKILVGVYGPREIHPKHAELPNRAVLRCRYRMAPFSTEERKNPAPSRREIEISKVIREALEPAVMSEYYPRTVIDIFIEALQCDGGTRCAGIVAASLALADAGIPMRDLVSSCSAGKAGGEIILDLFDLEDKYGDADMPVALMVNLNMVTLLQMDGKLNPMEFEKAFTMAMEGCRKIRGLQVEALKRRYQGIVEREGASEFDEEGT, from the coding sequence ATGATCAAAGGTCACCCAGATAGGCTGATAGATGAAAATGGGTTGAGGCTTGATGGGAGGAGGCCAGATGAGCTCAGACCCATAAAACTTGAGATAGGTGTTTTAGGAAACGCCGATGGCTCAGCATACATTGAACAGGGAAAGAACAAGATCTTGGTCGGAGTTTACGGTCCTAGGGAAATACATCCGAAACATGCAGAGCTCCCTAACAGGGCGGTGTTGAGATGCAGATATCGTATGGCACCATTCTCCACAGAAGAGAGGAAGAACCCAGCTCCGTCTAGAAGAGAGATTGAGATTTCAAAAGTGATCAGAGAAGCATTGGAGCCAGCAGTCATGTCTGAATACTATCCAAGAACTGTAATCGACATATTCATCGAGGCCTTACAGTGCGACGGTGGAACAAGATGCGCCGGAATAGTCGCGGCTTCACTAGCTTTAGCCGATGCTGGTATACCGATGAGGGACCTCGTATCCTCATGTTCAGCTGGGAAAGCTGGGGGAGAGATAATTCTCGACCTCTTCGACTTAGAAGACAAGTACGGCGATGCAGATATGCCTGTAGCCCTAATGGTGAACTTGAATATGGTAACCCTCCTACAGATGGATGGAAAGTTGAATCCTATGGAGTTTGAGAAGGCATTCACAATGGCTATGGAAGGCTGTAGGAAGATTAGGGGATTACAGGTTGAAGCCCTAAAGAGGAGATACCAAGGGATAGTTGAGAGGGAAGGTGCCTCAGAATTTGACGAGGAGGGCACATAA
- a CDS encoding exosome complex protein Rrp42: protein MSITPKPSITSVLEQNLIMELAAKNRRIDGRSLTDYREIRIERGIIEKANGSAQVSIGKTKVMAGVKLELGEPFPDTPDEGVLTVNAEFTPIASPTFELGPPGENSIELARIVDRNLRESKAVDLKKLCITPGKKVFIVFIDINILNHDGNLIDASTYAALAALLDTKMSNFELNDGEVVFKDGVQPLPMNNYPVPVTFAKIGRALMMDPQLQEEDIMSTRLTIGIDKDGCICAVQKGGMGELEPDDVRNAVGLAIEKSKELRTLIIGG from the coding sequence ATGTCTATAACACCCAAACCATCGATCACATCTGTACTCGAACAGAATCTGATAATGGAACTTGCGGCCAAGAATCGTCGCATAGACGGTAGATCCTTAACTGACTATAGAGAGATAAGGATCGAGAGGGGCATAATAGAGAAAGCCAACGGTTCCGCTCAAGTCTCAATTGGTAAGACTAAAGTTATGGCTGGCGTGAAACTGGAGCTCGGCGAACCTTTCCCAGACACTCCAGATGAGGGTGTACTCACCGTCAACGCCGAGTTCACACCCATAGCCTCACCAACCTTCGAGCTAGGCCCACCGGGGGAGAACTCGATAGAGTTAGCAAGGATAGTAGACAGAAATCTGAGAGAGTCGAAGGCAGTAGACCTGAAGAAGCTATGCATAACCCCAGGAAAAAAAGTATTCATTGTTTTCATCGACATAAACATCCTAAACCACGATGGAAACCTGATCGACGCCTCCACATATGCTGCGTTAGCAGCCCTACTGGATACGAAGATGAGTAATTTCGAATTAAATGATGGTGAAGTAGTTTTCAAAGATGGGGTTCAACCGTTACCCATGAACAATTATCCTGTACCAGTAACTTTTGCAAAGATTGGGAGGGCACTTATGATGGACCCGCAACTTCAAGAAGAAGACATCATGAGCACACGCCTGACGATTGGAATCGATAAGGACGGATGCATCTGTGCAGTCCAGAAAGGTGGTATGGGTGAGCTTGAGCCTGATGATGTAAGAAATGCGGTTGGACTGGCCATCGAGAAATCGAAGGAGCTTAGAACACTGATAATAGGAGGCTAA
- a CDS encoding 50S ribosomal protein L37ae, whose product MPRTHKTGLGGGLSTRYGTAPRRVYVEILTQLRRRHECPRCRAMAVKRLSVGLWQCRKCGNQFTGGAYTPSTKIGEVSRRSVVATIQSRESPTEAQSEIKPSEPSKPKRVRRRKVEQVKEKEETQ is encoded by the coding sequence ATGCCGCGGACGCATAAGACAGGCCTCGGAGGCGGATTATCTACCAGATACGGGACAGCTCCCAGAAGGGTATATGTTGAGATACTCACACAACTGAGAAGAAGACATGAATGTCCAAGATGTCGAGCAATGGCGGTTAAACGTCTAAGCGTCGGCCTCTGGCAGTGTAGAAAGTGTGGAAACCAGTTCACGGGAGGCGCCTACACACCATCCACAAAGATAGGTGAAGTATCCAGGAGATCCGTTGTGGCAACTATACAATCCAGAGAATCGCCTACAGAAGCTCAATCTGAAATAAAACCCTCAGAGCCATCGAAGCCAAAGAGGGTTAGACGAAGAAAAGTTGAACAGGTGAAGGAAAAGGAAGAGACTCAGTGA
- a CDS encoding prefoldin subunit beta codes for MSDREELPPQLREQLVRLQQLQQTLQAVVSQKQQLELEKAEIEKAISEIEKSSDDTPIYKNLGSILIRCDKQKLLSELKERSELTETRVTVLGKQEERTRTRLKELQQRLQERLGPTP; via the coding sequence TTGAGCGATAGAGAAGAACTTCCTCCGCAGCTCAGGGAGCAGCTAGTAAGGCTCCAACAACTCCAGCAGACTCTACAAGCAGTGGTATCACAGAAACAGCAACTTGAACTTGAGAAAGCTGAAATTGAGAAGGCAATATCTGAAATAGAGAAATCTTCTGATGACACACCCATTTACAAGAACCTTGGAAGTATTCTGATAAGATGCGACAAACAGAAGTTGCTGAGTGAACTTAAGGAGAGGAGTGAGCTCACTGAGACTAGAGTTACTGTTCTAGGAAAGCAGGAGGAGAGGACTAGAACAAGACTTAAAGAGTTACAACAGAGACTCCAAGAGAGACTTGGACCAACGCCTTAA
- a CDS encoding Brix domain-containing protein — MITITTGRNPTQSTRRLCKELSRVIPDSRRLVRGKRSLNQIIDEMKASGSDRLMLIQRRFGNPHRIELKILENKILKSFSPSIILRGVKLTHAKERSLKIKVECITADSDDILPLGASLSKFLKIPLVKLNESKFEYSLHLSRDRLGRVIVTILNLRTNEEKGLIIYVERLEW, encoded by the coding sequence GTGATAACGATAACCACTGGGAGGAACCCCACGCAAAGTACCAGAAGGCTATGCAAGGAATTATCTAGAGTTATACCAGATTCTAGGAGACTAGTTAGGGGGAAACGCAGCCTCAACCAGATAATAGACGAAATGAAGGCCAGCGGGTCAGACCGTTTGATGCTTATTCAAAGAAGGTTCGGGAACCCTCACAGGATCGAACTCAAAATATTAGAGAATAAAATCTTGAAAAGTTTCTCCCCATCGATAATACTGAGGGGTGTCAAACTTACACATGCAAAGGAGAGGAGTCTCAAGATCAAGGTGGAGTGCATCACCGCCGATTCGGATGATATTCTGCCCTTGGGCGCATCCCTCTCTAAATTTCTTAAAATACCATTAGTAAAACTGAATGAATCAAAATTTGAGTATTCCCTCCACCTATCAAGAGATCGTTTGGGCCGAGTAATCGTCACGATATTAAACCTGAGGACGAATGAAGAGAAGGGTCTGATCATCTACGTCGAAAGACTTGAATGGTGA
- the psmA gene encoding archaeal proteasome endopeptidase complex subunit alpha codes for MFAAPGAYDRAITVFSPDGRLFQVEYASETVKRGATVLGIACKEGVVLAAEERAASRLQDPSFMWKIFQIDEHIGVAVAGLSCDAHILVDQARIYAQSNRLMYDEPIDVETLTRRIGEIEQLYTQHGGVRPFGISMIFAGVDRKGSRVFWTDPSGAYLAYKAWSIGAGGEAANEILEAEYRDDLTLEESIMLALKCMSKVLEGKVMSQKIRMAIIPADTKKFRKLSNEEIEKYLKKLEPAKKAPQK; via the coding sequence ATGTTTGCAGCCCCAGGAGCATATGACCGTGCAATAACGGTATTCTCACCAGACGGTAGGCTCTTCCAGGTTGAGTATGCCTCTGAGACAGTTAAAAGGGGCGCCACGGTATTGGGGATAGCCTGTAAGGAAGGTGTAGTCTTGGCGGCTGAGGAGAGAGCTGCATCTAGACTTCAGGATCCATCCTTCATGTGGAAAATCTTCCAGATAGATGAGCACATAGGTGTAGCTGTTGCAGGGCTGAGCTGCGACGCCCACATCCTAGTCGATCAAGCGAGAATATACGCTCAAAGTAACAGGCTCATGTATGATGAGCCTATAGATGTCGAGACCCTAACGAGGAGGATTGGAGAGATAGAACAACTCTACACGCAGCATGGTGGAGTAAGACCCTTCGGAATATCAATGATTTTTGCAGGTGTGGACAGAAAGGGCAGCAGAGTGTTCTGGACAGACCCAAGTGGCGCCTACCTAGCCTATAAAGCATGGTCGATCGGTGCAGGTGGGGAGGCTGCAAACGAGATACTTGAAGCGGAGTATAGAGACGACCTGACTCTTGAAGAATCGATTATGCTTGCCCTAAAGTGCATGTCGAAAGTTTTGGAAGGGAAGGTGATGTCCCAGAAGATTAGGATGGCCATAATACCAGCCGACACCAAGAAGTTCAGGAAACTATCGAATGAGGAGATAGAGAAATATCTTAAGAAGCTCGAACCTGCGAAAAAGGCTCCTCAGAAATGA
- a CDS encoding ABC transporter ATP-binding protein: MIEVKGLYFSYDGNEVLHNINITIHDGEFIAIMGENGAGKTTLIKHFNGLLKPSKGEVLIDGVSTREATVASLSRKVGLVFQNPDHQLFSETVFQEVAFSMINYGYPEETIRRRVNFILETLDLSSYADTSPFMLSGGERKRVALASILVSDPKHIVLDEPTIGQDHQQKEKLKNFIVQMNTQGRTVIIVTHDVEFVVECRPKVVLLSKGSILAEGSYDEILSDEDLVRRASLVPPQIGLLMSSLRDLGFNPATLDVYQAKLAIEKRLLSNVSKTL; encoded by the coding sequence ATGATAGAAGTTAAGGGCCTTTACTTCAGCTATGATGGGAATGAAGTTCTACACAATATCAACATCACGATACATGATGGCGAGTTTATTGCGATAATGGGTGAGAACGGCGCTGGGAAGACGACGCTCATAAAACATTTCAATGGATTACTAAAACCATCAAAGGGCGAAGTCCTGATCGACGGTGTTTCAACCAGAGAGGCGACTGTAGCCTCACTGTCGAGGAAGGTAGGCCTCGTTTTCCAGAATCCTGACCATCAACTCTTCTCAGAAACAGTCTTTCAGGAAGTTGCCTTCTCAATGATAAATTACGGATATCCTGAAGAAACCATTCGGCGAAGAGTTAACTTCATTCTGGAGACGCTGGACCTGAGCTCCTATGCTGATACATCTCCCTTCATGTTGAGTGGAGGCGAGAGGAAGAGGGTTGCACTGGCTTCGATACTCGTCTCCGACCCTAAACACATAGTTTTAGATGAGCCTACGATAGGTCAAGATCACCAGCAGAAGGAGAAACTGAAGAACTTCATAGTCCAAATGAATACTCAAGGTAGAACCGTTATAATAGTTACACATGATGTTGAATTTGTGGTTGAGTGTAGGCCCAAGGTCGTACTACTCTCTAAGGGATCGATCTTGGCGGAGGGTTCATACGATGAGATTCTATCAGATGAAGATTTGGTGAGGAGAGCCTCCCTAGTTCCACCTCAGATAGGTCTATTAATGTCCTCCTTGAGAGACTTGGGTTTCAACCCTGCGACCCTCGATGTTTACCAAGCTAAATTGGCTATTGAGAAGAGGTTACTAAGTAATGTCTCTAAAACTCTTTGA
- a CDS encoding ATP-binding cassette domain-containing protein, whose amino-acid sequence MIVVKAQGLTFTYSGSKKPAIENLNLEVKEGEFIVITGPSGCGKTTFARCLNALIPSFYRGEMKGSIMVLGMDISKSTTSQLSKYVGFVFQNPENQLFSLSVERDVAFGPENLGLPREEVRRRVEWAMKVTGVTHLRHAAPYELSGGQQQRVAIASVLAMKPKIIVLDEPTSFLDPLSAHQIIETVSNLRSEMEITIILIEHRLDLASRYADRVIIMDRGRIILEGPPSKVYGEDAEAIGVGIPKISLLFNLLKRDGYDLGCNPVTLEEATQAIRRRIMDDRS is encoded by the coding sequence TTGATCGTGGTAAAGGCGCAGGGCCTCACCTTCACGTATTCAGGATCAAAGAAACCTGCTATAGAGAATTTGAATCTCGAAGTTAAGGAAGGTGAATTTATTGTCATCACGGGTCCAAGCGGATGTGGAAAGACAACTTTTGCAAGATGTTTGAATGCGCTGATCCCCAGCTTCTATAGGGGTGAAATGAAAGGTTCCATAATGGTCCTAGGTATGGACATCTCCAAATCCACAACGAGCCAGCTCTCCAAGTATGTTGGCTTCGTATTCCAGAACCCTGAGAATCAACTATTCTCACTCTCCGTAGAGCGTGATGTTGCCTTTGGACCTGAGAACTTAGGGCTGCCGAGAGAGGAGGTGAGAAGAAGGGTTGAATGGGCTATGAAAGTCACTGGGGTAACTCATCTCCGCCACGCTGCCCCATATGAGCTTTCAGGGGGGCAGCAGCAACGTGTAGCCATCGCATCAGTCCTTGCAATGAAGCCAAAGATAATTGTTTTGGATGAACCTACTTCATTCCTCGATCCGCTCTCGGCACACCAAATTATTGAAACAGTATCAAATCTAAGGAGTGAGATGGAGATAACTATAATCCTCATTGAACATAGGCTTGACCTTGCCTCAAGGTACGCTGACAGGGTGATTATAATGGATAGAGGCAGAATAATCCTTGAAGGACCACCCTCCAAGGTTTACGGTGAAGATGCCGAGGCCATAGGTGTCGGAATACCGAAGATCTCCCTGCTCTTCAACCTGCTGAAGAGAGACGGTTATGATTTGGGCTGTAACCCAGTCACATTGGAGGAGGCGACCCAAGCTATAAGAAGGAGAATCATGGATGATAGAAGTTAA
- a CDS encoding Rpp14/Pop5 family protein, with amino-acid sequence MKKKSWRYLLIKIIGGGYSNGEFTTALTDTLRTYFGSVNSFKINPKIVRYEPSIGEAVLKCQNDSVNIVRSAITLLTHIGDKPAAAFVIKSSGTIRSLAEIGRRRKFRADR; translated from the coding sequence ATGAAGAAAAAATCTTGGAGATACCTTCTTATTAAAATAATTGGCGGTGGATATTCAAATGGTGAATTCACAACTGCTCTGACGGATACTCTCAGGACATACTTCGGATCTGTAAATTCATTTAAAATCAACCCGAAAATTGTTAGATATGAACCCTCGATAGGGGAAGCAGTTTTAAAGTGCCAAAACGACTCAGTTAACATCGTGAGATCTGCGATCACTCTTCTAACTCACATTGGAGATAAACCAGCCGCGGCCTTTGTAATAAAATCTTCAGGAACTATTCGTAGCCTCGCCGAGATTGGTAGACGAAGAAAATTTAGAGCAGATCGATGA
- a CDS encoding DHH family phosphoesterase, with protein sequence MINFSRIKKTLLNSRRVTILTHRNCDPDALCSAYVLSRLMKRVNPKLRTIIGTPEGLNKTSIRIKKEFKVKTDMSPDLRKADMLFLVDTNSLQQLGPLQDPVEKIDRPIIVIDHHYPSESRRPFTHKFCDDASPSTCEIIYGFYRDLAMKPMRREAAALLVGILYETRYLRLATSKTLLTVADLIRSGAKVEVFESFFEAPMDDSERMARIKSAQRSKVIRYEGYIIATSSVGSHQASAARALTSLGVDLAIVGGEEKGELKLSLRSTSEFYRKSGIHLGRDIAKPLGDYIRGTGGGHSLAAGVNGYGDLENILNKSLELVKELIRASKNR encoded by the coding sequence TTGATAAATTTCTCCAGGATAAAAAAGACCCTTCTCAACTCTAGAAGAGTAACTATATTGACTCATAGAAACTGCGACCCAGATGCACTTTGCTCAGCATATGTTTTGAGTAGATTAATGAAAAGAGTCAATCCAAAACTTCGAACCATAATAGGAACCCCAGAGGGTCTAAACAAAACATCAATCAGAATTAAAAAGGAATTCAAGGTCAAAACAGACATGAGTCCAGACCTGCGAAAAGCAGACATGCTCTTCCTCGTCGACACAAACAGCCTACAACAGCTCGGGCCCCTACAGGATCCTGTAGAAAAGATCGATAGACCAATAATCGTAATTGACCATCACTACCCATCGGAGTCAAGGAGACCTTTCACACACAAATTCTGTGACGACGCCTCCCCATCAACATGTGAGATAATTTATGGATTCTACAGAGACTTGGCCATGAAACCTATGAGGAGAGAAGCTGCAGCCCTACTTGTAGGAATCTTATACGAGACAAGATATTTGAGGCTCGCAACATCGAAGACATTATTGACTGTTGCCGACCTTATTAGGTCAGGGGCAAAGGTGGAGGTCTTTGAATCGTTCTTTGAAGCCCCAATGGATGATTCTGAGAGAATGGCCAGAATAAAATCAGCTCAAAGATCAAAGGTCATACGTTACGAAGGATACATCATAGCAACCTCTAGCGTAGGTTCACATCAAGCCTCCGCTGCCCGAGCACTCACAAGCTTAGGAGTAGATCTTGCTATAGTCGGAGGGGAGGAGAAAGGTGAATTGAAGTTGAGCCTTCGATCAACTAGCGAATTTTACAGGAAGTCCGGGATACACTTGGGAAGGGACATAGCCAAGCCTCTAGGAGATTACATCAGGGGGACTGGTGGAGGCCATTCTCTGGCGGCAGGAGTTAACGGCTACGGAGACCTCGAAAATATCTTAAATAAATCCTTGGAGCTCGTCAAAGAGTTAATAAGGGCTTCCAAGAACCGTTAA
- a CDS encoding metallophosphoesterase: MDSVYRIVHISDTHITKYGQFLEEKFDEAVKKIGGLEPPPDMVVHTGDLTDNGVLADYEFAVEKLKMIRFKVIVAAGNHDERNYGQSLFREMISPLEYEVDEGKYRFFVVNSPQPDRDEGRLGRRRQSYLEERFRKLPADSFKILVFHHHLVPVPYSGRETNVLEDAGDILEMVLRFDVNLILMGHRHVRRVLRIEDTMLVNAGTLSSTRTRGRFGHSFNIIEIDSYGRVEVNEFNLG; the protein is encoded by the coding sequence ATGGACTCTGTCTACAGGATCGTTCACATATCTGATACGCATATTACAAAATATGGCCAATTTCTGGAGGAGAAGTTCGATGAGGCTGTCAAGAAGATCGGTGGTCTTGAGCCTCCGCCGGACATGGTCGTCCATACAGGAGATCTAACAGATAATGGTGTTCTTGCAGACTATGAATTTGCAGTTGAAAAATTGAAGATGATACGTTTCAAAGTTATTGTCGCCGCTGGAAACCATGATGAGAGAAATTATGGTCAGTCTCTCTTCAGAGAAATGATCAGTCCTTTAGAGTACGAAGTTGATGAAGGAAAGTATAGGTTTTTTGTAGTCAATAGTCCGCAGCCTGATAGGGATGAGGGTAGACTTGGTAGGAGGAGGCAGAGTTACCTTGAGGAACGTTTCAGAAAGCTACCAGCTGACTCATTCAAAATATTGGTGTTCCATCACCACCTGGTGCCAGTACCATATTCCGGCCGAGAGACGAATGTCCTGGAGGATGCTGGAGATATTCTTGAGATGGTCTTGAGGTTCGATGTGAATCTCATTCTCATGGGCCATAGACATGTGAGGAGAGTGCTTCGTATTGAAGATACGATGCTCGTGAATGCAGGTACACTTTCAAGCACGAGAACTAGAGGGAGATTTGGCCATTCATTCAACATTATAGAAATTGACAGTTATGGGAGAGTGGAAGTTAATGAATTTAATCTAGGCTGA
- a CDS encoding S1 RNA-binding domain-containing protein: MCISWDDEVAIFTQKRQIVTPGELLAQGEYYPELNTFKEKDKIYSMIVGLFDYRGNRLSVMPLKHCYIPYVGDLVIGKVVDSGMSGWTVDINSPYSALLPLTEATSRPHSIRKEVEGILRIGDLIKAKVIAFDRTKDPILTIRDRDLGRVTRGKVVKISPSKIPRLIGKKGSMINLLKKESLCDLTVGQNGVILVVCKSPEAEEAVIDVIRMIEREAHTQGLTDRVSEALRRRIGGTQ; this comes from the coding sequence TTGTGCATAAGCTGGGATGATGAGGTGGCAATATTCACACAGAAAAGGCAGATAGTTACCCCTGGCGAGTTGCTAGCCCAGGGAGAGTATTACCCAGAGTTAAACACATTCAAAGAGAAGGATAAGATTTACTCAATGATAGTCGGCCTATTCGATTATAGAGGGAATCGGCTCTCTGTAATGCCTTTAAAACATTGTTACATTCCCTATGTTGGAGACCTCGTAATAGGGAAAGTGGTAGATTCAGGTATGTCAGGTTGGACAGTGGATATAAACTCTCCATACTCTGCCCTCCTACCGCTAACAGAAGCTACATCTAGACCGCACTCTATTAGGAAAGAGGTCGAAGGTATTTTGAGGATTGGAGACTTGATCAAGGCCAAGGTGATAGCCTTCGATAGAACAAAAGATCCCATCCTCACCATCAGAGACAGGGATCTTGGGAGGGTCACCAGAGGGAAGGTAGTCAAGATATCGCCATCGAAGATTCCGCGACTAATAGGGAAGAAAGGTTCAATGATAAATCTCCTCAAGAAGGAAAGTTTATGTGATTTAACTGTAGGCCAGAACGGAGTTATCTTGGTAGTGTGCAAATCTCCAGAGGCTGAAGAGGCGGTGATAGATGTGATAAGGATGATTGAGCGTGAAGCTCACACACAAGGTCTGACCGACAGAGTTTCAGAAGCTTTGAGAAGGAGGATTGGCGGTACACAATGA
- a CDS encoding ribosome assembly factor SBDS, which yields MSDKYTTARITVGGEHFEILVKPDLALDYKMGKKISIPQILAIEEIYSDASKGSRASSEKLQKTFGTTEPIKIAEEIMKHGELQLTTTQRRQLIEEKRRSIINFISKNCIDPRTGAPHPPMRIEQALSQVKVSIDPFKSAEEQSKEIIDMLKPIIPIKMEQMRVAVKLPAQHVAKAYGALKSFGTIIREEWSPDGSWLGTVEMPAGLYGPFIEKMGKLTQGTVQTNILK from the coding sequence ATGAGTGATAAATACACAACCGCACGTATAACGGTTGGAGGAGAACATTTTGAGATACTTGTGAAGCCAGACCTTGCCCTCGACTATAAGATGGGTAAGAAAATATCTATACCTCAAATACTTGCAATAGAGGAGATATATTCTGATGCAAGCAAAGGGTCGAGGGCATCATCTGAAAAGCTTCAGAAGACATTTGGAACCACGGAACCCATCAAAATCGCCGAGGAAATCATGAAGCATGGAGAACTCCAGTTGACCACGACACAGAGAAGACAGTTGATCGAGGAGAAGAGGCGAAGCATAATCAATTTCATATCCAAGAACTGTATAGACCCGAGGACGGGTGCACCACACCCACCAATGAGAATCGAACAAGCACTATCCCAGGTGAAAGTCTCTATAGATCCGTTCAAAAGTGCGGAGGAGCAGTCTAAAGAGATCATCGATATGCTGAAGCCTATAATTCCAATAAAAATGGAGCAGATGCGGGTTGCAGTAAAATTGCCTGCACAACATGTGGCCAAGGCATACGGCGCACTGAAAAGCTTCGGAACAATAATCAGGGAGGAATGGAGTCCTGATGGATCATGGCTTGGCACGGTCGAGATGCCCGCAGGCTTATATGGCCCATTTATAGAGAAGATGGGTAAACTCACCCAAGGAACGGTTCAGACAAACATATTGAAGTAA